From Longimicrobium sp., the proteins below share one genomic window:
- the uraD gene encoding 2-oxo-4-hydroxy-4-carboxy-5-ureidoimidazoline decarboxylase has translation MTALDRFNALPPDDAVRELLTCCGSREWARRMAAARPFADEAALQERADEIWWALEERDWLEAFRSHPRIGEKKAEAGQTSREQAWSAGEQAGVSSAAAETQRALAEGNRQYDQRFGFIYIVCATGKSADEMLALLRQRLGNDPAAELRIAAAEQSKITRIRLEKLLAARGEQTKSTPPSPTMSAITTHVLDTARGRPAAGVAIELERVADGAATPLGRGETDADGRLRTLLPSGAPLDEGTYRLVFDTGGYFAAQGIDAFYPEVAIVFQVKNGGEHFHVPLLLSPFGYSTYRGS, from the coding sequence ATGACCGCCCTCGACCGCTTCAACGCCCTCCCGCCGGACGACGCCGTCCGCGAGCTGCTCACGTGCTGCGGATCGCGGGAGTGGGCGCGGCGGATGGCGGCGGCGCGGCCGTTCGCGGACGAGGCAGCGTTGCAGGAGCGCGCGGACGAGATCTGGTGGGCGCTGGAGGAGCGGGACTGGCTCGAAGCCTTTCGCAGCCACCCCCGCATCGGCGAAAAGAAGGCGGAGGCGGGCCAGACTTCGCGCGAGCAGGCGTGGTCCGCCGGGGAGCAGGCGGGGGTGAGCAGCGCCGCCGCTGAGACCCAGCGGGCGCTCGCCGAGGGCAACCGCCAGTATGACCAGCGCTTCGGCTTCATCTACATCGTCTGCGCGACGGGGAAGTCGGCTGACGAGATGCTCGCCCTCCTTCGCCAGCGTCTCGGCAACGACCCCGCCGCCGAGCTGCGCATCGCGGCGGCGGAGCAGAGCAAGATCACCCGGATCCGGCTGGAGAAGCTGCTGGCTGCACGCGGCGAGCAAACGAAATCCACACCCCCAAGCCCGACCATGAGCGCGATCACGACGCACGTGCTGGACACCGCCCGCGGCCGCCCCGCAGCGGGCGTGGCGATCGAGCTGGAGCGTGTGGCGGATGGCGCCGCGACACCGCTTGGGCGCGGCGAAACCGATGCGGACGGGCGCCTGCGCACCCTCCTTCCATCTGGCGCGCCGCTGGACGAGGGGACGTACCGGCTCGTCTTCGACACGGGCGGCTACTTCGCGGCGCAGGGCATCGACGCGTTCTACCCGGAAGTCGCGATCGTTTTCCAGGTAAAGAACGGAGGCGAGCACTTCCACGTCCCTCTCCTGCTGAGCCCCTTCGGCTACTCCACCTACCGCGGCAGCTGA